GGCACCGGACACCGGTGCTTATTTTGGTTCTTTCACCAAAGGCATGATTAGCGGCACGGTGCCGATTCTGGCGGTATGGTTTTTTTGTATTGGCGCATCGATTGATTTACGTGCAACCGGAACGGTACTGCGCAAATCCGGCACGCTGGTGCTGACCAAAATCGCCGTGGCCTGGGTGGTAGCGATGATTGCCGCCTCCTTTATTCCTGATACCGGCATCCAGACCGGTTTCTTCGCCGGGATTTCCGTGCTGGCGATCGTCTCGGCAATGGATATGACCAACGGCGGTCTGTATGCCAGCCTGATGAACCAGTACGGCAGTAAAGAAGAGTCTGGCGCGTTCGTGTTGATGTCGCTGGAATCTGGCCCGCTGATGACCATGGTTATTCTCGGTTCTGCGGGTCTGGCCTCTTTTGAGCCGCACCACTTTGTCGGCGCGGTGCTGCCGTTTCTGATTGGTTTTGCGCTCGGTAACCTCGATCACGACCTGCGCGCCTTCTTCAGCAAAGCGACGCCGGTACTGATCCCGTTCTTCGGTTTCGCGCTGGGTAACACCATCAACCTGAGCGTGATTATGGATACCGGTCTGCTGGGTATTTTCTTAGGCGTGGCGGTGATCATCATCACCGGTATTCCGTTGATTATCGCCGACCGCGTGATTGGCGGCGGTAACGGTACGGCGGGCGTGGCTGCCTCTTCCGCCGCGGGTGCGGCAGTCGCAAACCCGGTGATTATCGCGCAGATTAACCCGGCCTTTGAACCGGTTGCCGCAAGCGCAACGGCGCTGGTGGCCGCGAGTGTGATTGTCACCGCCATTCTGGTGCCGATTATCACTGCGCTGTATGCGAAACGCTTTGGTAACGTACCTGCCCCGGCAAACGCAGCAGAAACCGCCGCCGGGTCTGCCAGCCACTAACGGTCGTCGAATATCTCATCAACCATCGCCGTGGCGATACGGGATGCCGAGCAAAGTCTTGGCATCCCCAGCGCCACGGTTTGCCAGCTCTGCGTGACCGACCAGCAAATCGGGTGGCGTTCGGCATCACTCCAGTCGCCCAGCCAGCCGAGCAGATCTTTGTAATCCATCAATCCCGGTGTTGAA
The nucleotide sequence above comes from Kosakonia sp. H02. Encoded proteins:
- the kdgT gene encoding 2-keto-3-deoxygluconate transporter; the protein is MKIKATIERIPGGMMLVPLLLGAIMNTLAPDTGAYFGSFTKGMISGTVPILAVWFFCIGASIDLRATGTVLRKSGTLVLTKIAVAWVVAMIAASFIPDTGIQTGFFAGISVLAIVSAMDMTNGGLYASLMNQYGSKEESGAFVLMSLESGPLMTMVILGSAGLASFEPHHFVGAVLPFLIGFALGNLDHDLRAFFSKATPVLIPFFGFALGNTINLSVIMDTGLLGIFLGVAVIIITGIPLIIADRVIGGGNGTAGVAASSAAGAAVANPVIIAQINPAFEPVAASATALVAASVIVTAILVPIITALYAKRFGNVPAPANAAETAAGSASH